From the Periophthalmus magnuspinnatus isolate fPerMag1 chromosome 1, fPerMag1.2.pri, whole genome shotgun sequence genome, one window contains:
- the rbfox2 gene encoding RNA binding protein fox-1 homolog 2 isoform X2, producing MLMSTDVASIMLPVSRALLDRDRELDPMAGVHPSPGAPPAAVRGMKRGDPEPDAQTAAALLDTSGAECKRPRMDGTGGLGDVGQNNDPLTLGYHGYPTHSQGSQDSAGGQEGLVPPPFSAFPPPPPPPPQNGLTLDYGGSLYAAGAVQGPVEAGGAGNSANANSLCAQPDGSSQIDGQSGVGSGGGGGGSVGDESDAKGAPKRLHVSNIPFRFRDPDLRQMFGQFGKILDVEIIFNERGSKGFGFVTFETSAEAERAREKLHGTLVEGRKIEVNNATARVMTNKKMTTPYANGEGLAALPYAGWKLSPMVGAMYSPELYTVPGFPYPAAAAAAASTAATFRGALRGRARPVYSAVRAAVPQPAIPTYPGLVFQDISGRLPQGGYAAYRYAQPAAVAATPAAAAAAAAAYSDSYGRVYTADPYHAALAPAAYGVGAMATLYRGGYSRFAPY from the exons ATGTTAATGTCGACCGACGTTGCCTCTATCATGCTGCCCGTGTCCCGGGCTCTcctggacagagacagagagctgGACCCCATGGCAGGTGTGCACCCCAGCCCAGGGGCTCCTCCAGCGGCTGTGCGGGGCATGAAGAGAGGAGACCCGGAGCCTGACGCACAGACGGCGGCTGCTCTGCTGGACACGTCCGGAGCAGAGTGCAAGCGCCCCCGGATGGACGGCACCGGAGGACTCGGGGATGTTGGGCAG AACAATGACCCTTTGACCCTTGGTTACCATGGATATCCTACTCACAGTCAG GGCTCTCAGGATAGTGCTGGTGgtcaggagggactggtgcctCCTCCCTTCTCTGCCTTCCCTCCGCCCCCGCCTCCTCCCCCCCAGAACGGCCTGACTCTGGATTACGGGGGCAGCCTGTACGCAGCGGGGGCAGTGCAGGGCCCCGTGGAGGCAGGCGGAGCGGGCAACAGCGCCAACGCCAACAGCCTCTGCGCCCAA CCAGATGGGTCTTCCCAGATTGACGGTCAGTCAGGGGTCGGCTCAggcggtggaggaggagggagcgtcGGAGATGAGTCAGATGCTAAAGGGGCCCCCAAACGCCTCCACGTTTCTAATATCCCCTTCCGCTTCCGGGACCCCGACCTGCGGCAGATGTTCGGG CAATTTGGAAAAATCCTTGACGTTGAGATCATTTTCAACGAGAGGGGATCCAAG GGCTTCGGCTTTGTGACGTTTGAGACAAGTGCCGAggcagagagagccagagagaagCTTCACGGCACGCTGGTGGAGGGACGTAAAATTGAG GTCAACAATGCCACCGCCAGAGTGATGACTAACAAGAAGATGACAACGCCATATGCAAATGGAGAAGGTCTCGCAGCTCTTCCATATG CAGGATGGAAGTTAAGCCCGATGGTGGGAGCCATGTACAGTCCTGAACTCTACACAG TCCCGGGCTTCCCGtacccagcagcagcagccgccGCCGCCTCCACTGCTGCGACCTTTCGAGGGGCACTGCGAGGTCGTGCCCGGCCTGTGTACAGTGCAGTCAGAGCAGCTGTGCCTCAGCCTGCCATCCCGACCTACCCTGG ACTAGTGTTTCAGGACATTAGTGGCAGATTGCCTCAG GGTGGATATGCAGCATATCGCTACGCCCAGCCAGCTGCTGTAGCAGCAACTCCAGCTGCTGCGGCTGCCGCGGCCGCTGCGTACAGTGACAG TTATGGACGTGTTTATACAGCAGACCCATATCATGCTGCACTAGCCCCCGCTGCCTATGGTGTAGGAGCTATG GCAACACTCTACAGAGGAGGATACAGTAGATTTGCCCCTTATTAA
- the rbfox2 gene encoding RNA binding protein fox-1 homolog 2 isoform X3, with product MLMSTDVASIMLPVSRALLDRDRELDPMAGVHPSPGAPPAAVRGMKRGDPEPDAQTAAALLDTSGAECKRPRMDGTGGLGDVGQNNDPLTLGYHGYPTHSQGSQDSAGGQEGLVPPPFSAFPPPPPPPPQNGLTLDYGGSLYAAGAVQGPVEAGGAGNSANANSLCAQPDGSSQIDGQSGVGSGGGGGGSVGDESDAKGAPKRLHVSNIPFRFRDPDLRQMFGQFGKILDVEIIFNERGSKGFGFVTFETSAEAERAREKLHGTLVEGRKIEVNNATARVMTNKKMTTPYANGEGLAALPYAGWKLSPMVGAMYSPELYTVPGFPYPAAAAAAASTAATFRGALRGRARPVYSAVRAAVPQPAIPTYPGVMAYQDGFYGAADLYTSVSGH from the exons ATGTTAATGTCGACCGACGTTGCCTCTATCATGCTGCCCGTGTCCCGGGCTCTcctggacagagacagagagctgGACCCCATGGCAGGTGTGCACCCCAGCCCAGGGGCTCCTCCAGCGGCTGTGCGGGGCATGAAGAGAGGAGACCCGGAGCCTGACGCACAGACGGCGGCTGCTCTGCTGGACACGTCCGGAGCAGAGTGCAAGCGCCCCCGGATGGACGGCACCGGAGGACTCGGGGATGTTGGGCAG AACAATGACCCTTTGACCCTTGGTTACCATGGATATCCTACTCACAGTCAG GGCTCTCAGGATAGTGCTGGTGgtcaggagggactggtgcctCCTCCCTTCTCTGCCTTCCCTCCGCCCCCGCCTCCTCCCCCCCAGAACGGCCTGACTCTGGATTACGGGGGCAGCCTGTACGCAGCGGGGGCAGTGCAGGGCCCCGTGGAGGCAGGCGGAGCGGGCAACAGCGCCAACGCCAACAGCCTCTGCGCCCAA CCAGATGGGTCTTCCCAGATTGACGGTCAGTCAGGGGTCGGCTCAggcggtggaggaggagggagcgtcGGAGATGAGTCAGATGCTAAAGGGGCCCCCAAACGCCTCCACGTTTCTAATATCCCCTTCCGCTTCCGGGACCCCGACCTGCGGCAGATGTTCGGG CAATTTGGAAAAATCCTTGACGTTGAGATCATTTTCAACGAGAGGGGATCCAAG GGCTTCGGCTTTGTGACGTTTGAGACAAGTGCCGAggcagagagagccagagagaagCTTCACGGCACGCTGGTGGAGGGACGTAAAATTGAG GTCAACAATGCCACCGCCAGAGTGATGACTAACAAGAAGATGACAACGCCATATGCAAATGGAGAAGGTCTCGCAGCTCTTCCATATG CAGGATGGAAGTTAAGCCCGATGGTGGGAGCCATGTACAGTCCTGAACTCTACACAG TCCCGGGCTTCCCGtacccagcagcagcagccgccGCCGCCTCCACTGCTGCGACCTTTCGAGGGGCACTGCGAGGTCGTGCCCGGCCTGTGTACAGTGCAGTCAGAGCAGCTGTGCCTCAGCCTGCCATCCCGACCTACCCTGG TGTGATGGCTTATCAGGATGGTTTTTACGGTGCAGCTGACCTCTAT ACTAGTGTTTCAGGACATTAG
- the rbfox2 gene encoding RNA binding protein fox-1 homolog 2 isoform X4, whose translation MLMSTDVASIMLPVSRALLDRDRELDPMAGVHPSPGAPPAAVRGMKRGDPEPDAQTAAALLDTSGAECKRPRMDGTGGLGDVGQNNDPLTLGYHGYPTHSQGSQDSAGGQEGLVPPPFSAFPPPPPPPPQNGLTLDYGGSLYAAGAVQGPVEAGGAGNSANANSLCAQPDGSSQIDGQSGVGSGGGGGGSVGDESDAKGAPKRLHVSNIPFRFRDPDLRQMFGQFGKILDVEIIFNERGSKGFGFVTFETSAEAERAREKLHGTLVEGRKIEVNNATARVMTNKKMTTPYANGEGLAALPYAGWKLSPMVGAMYSPELYTVPGFPYPAAAAAAASTAATFRGALRGRARPVYSAVRAAVPQPAIPTYPGVDMQHIATPSQLL comes from the exons ATGTTAATGTCGACCGACGTTGCCTCTATCATGCTGCCCGTGTCCCGGGCTCTcctggacagagacagagagctgGACCCCATGGCAGGTGTGCACCCCAGCCCAGGGGCTCCTCCAGCGGCTGTGCGGGGCATGAAGAGAGGAGACCCGGAGCCTGACGCACAGACGGCGGCTGCTCTGCTGGACACGTCCGGAGCAGAGTGCAAGCGCCCCCGGATGGACGGCACCGGAGGACTCGGGGATGTTGGGCAG AACAATGACCCTTTGACCCTTGGTTACCATGGATATCCTACTCACAGTCAG GGCTCTCAGGATAGTGCTGGTGgtcaggagggactggtgcctCCTCCCTTCTCTGCCTTCCCTCCGCCCCCGCCTCCTCCCCCCCAGAACGGCCTGACTCTGGATTACGGGGGCAGCCTGTACGCAGCGGGGGCAGTGCAGGGCCCCGTGGAGGCAGGCGGAGCGGGCAACAGCGCCAACGCCAACAGCCTCTGCGCCCAA CCAGATGGGTCTTCCCAGATTGACGGTCAGTCAGGGGTCGGCTCAggcggtggaggaggagggagcgtcGGAGATGAGTCAGATGCTAAAGGGGCCCCCAAACGCCTCCACGTTTCTAATATCCCCTTCCGCTTCCGGGACCCCGACCTGCGGCAGATGTTCGGG CAATTTGGAAAAATCCTTGACGTTGAGATCATTTTCAACGAGAGGGGATCCAAG GGCTTCGGCTTTGTGACGTTTGAGACAAGTGCCGAggcagagagagccagagagaagCTTCACGGCACGCTGGTGGAGGGACGTAAAATTGAG GTCAACAATGCCACCGCCAGAGTGATGACTAACAAGAAGATGACAACGCCATATGCAAATGGAGAAGGTCTCGCAGCTCTTCCATATG CAGGATGGAAGTTAAGCCCGATGGTGGGAGCCATGTACAGTCCTGAACTCTACACAG TCCCGGGCTTCCCGtacccagcagcagcagccgccGCCGCCTCCACTGCTGCGACCTTTCGAGGGGCACTGCGAGGTCGTGCCCGGCCTGTGTACAGTGCAGTCAGAGCAGCTGTGCCTCAGCCTGCCATCCCGACCTACCCTGG GGTGGATATGCAGCATATCGCTACGCCCAGCCAGCTGCTGTAG
- the rbfox2 gene encoding RNA binding protein fox-1 homolog 2 isoform X1 encodes MLMSTDVASIMLPVSRALLDRDRELDPMAGVHPSPGAPPAAVRGMKRGDPEPDAQTAAALLDTSGAECKRPRMDGTGGLGDVGQNNDPLTLGYHGYPTHSQGSQDSAGGQEGLVPPPFSAFPPPPPPPPQNGLTLDYGGSLYAAGAVQGPVEAGGAGNSANANSLCAQPDGSSQIDGQSGVGSGGGGGGSVGDESDAKGAPKRLHVSNIPFRFRDPDLRQMFGQFGKILDVEIIFNERGSKGFGFVTFETSAEAERAREKLHGTLVEGRKIEVNNATARVMTNKKMTTPYANGEGLAALPYAGWKLSPMVGAMYSPELYTVPGFPYPAAAAAAASTAATFRGALRGRARPVYSAVRAAVPQPAIPTYPGVMAYQDGFYGAADLYGGYAAYRYAQPAAVAATPAAAAAAAAAYSDSYGRVYTADPYHAALAPAAYGVGAMATLYRGGYSRFAPY; translated from the exons ATGTTAATGTCGACCGACGTTGCCTCTATCATGCTGCCCGTGTCCCGGGCTCTcctggacagagacagagagctgGACCCCATGGCAGGTGTGCACCCCAGCCCAGGGGCTCCTCCAGCGGCTGTGCGGGGCATGAAGAGAGGAGACCCGGAGCCTGACGCACAGACGGCGGCTGCTCTGCTGGACACGTCCGGAGCAGAGTGCAAGCGCCCCCGGATGGACGGCACCGGAGGACTCGGGGATGTTGGGCAG AACAATGACCCTTTGACCCTTGGTTACCATGGATATCCTACTCACAGTCAG GGCTCTCAGGATAGTGCTGGTGgtcaggagggactggtgcctCCTCCCTTCTCTGCCTTCCCTCCGCCCCCGCCTCCTCCCCCCCAGAACGGCCTGACTCTGGATTACGGGGGCAGCCTGTACGCAGCGGGGGCAGTGCAGGGCCCCGTGGAGGCAGGCGGAGCGGGCAACAGCGCCAACGCCAACAGCCTCTGCGCCCAA CCAGATGGGTCTTCCCAGATTGACGGTCAGTCAGGGGTCGGCTCAggcggtggaggaggagggagcgtcGGAGATGAGTCAGATGCTAAAGGGGCCCCCAAACGCCTCCACGTTTCTAATATCCCCTTCCGCTTCCGGGACCCCGACCTGCGGCAGATGTTCGGG CAATTTGGAAAAATCCTTGACGTTGAGATCATTTTCAACGAGAGGGGATCCAAG GGCTTCGGCTTTGTGACGTTTGAGACAAGTGCCGAggcagagagagccagagagaagCTTCACGGCACGCTGGTGGAGGGACGTAAAATTGAG GTCAACAATGCCACCGCCAGAGTGATGACTAACAAGAAGATGACAACGCCATATGCAAATGGAGAAGGTCTCGCAGCTCTTCCATATG CAGGATGGAAGTTAAGCCCGATGGTGGGAGCCATGTACAGTCCTGAACTCTACACAG TCCCGGGCTTCCCGtacccagcagcagcagccgccGCCGCCTCCACTGCTGCGACCTTTCGAGGGGCACTGCGAGGTCGTGCCCGGCCTGTGTACAGTGCAGTCAGAGCAGCTGTGCCTCAGCCTGCCATCCCGACCTACCCTGG TGTGATGGCTTATCAGGATGGTTTTTACGGTGCAGCTGACCTCTAT GGTGGATATGCAGCATATCGCTACGCCCAGCCAGCTGCTGTAGCAGCAACTCCAGCTGCTGCGGCTGCCGCGGCCGCTGCGTACAGTGACAG TTATGGACGTGTTTATACAGCAGACCCATATCATGCTGCACTAGCCCCCGCTGCCTATGGTGTAGGAGCTATG GCAACACTCTACAGAGGAGGATACAGTAGATTTGCCCCTTATTAA
- the rbfox2 gene encoding RNA binding protein fox-1 homolog 2 isoform X5: MMGLYYPSVLSGSQDSAGGQEGLVPPPFSAFPPPPPPPPQNGLTLDYGGSLYAAGAVQGPVEAGGAGNSANANSLCAQPDGSSQIDGQSGVGSGGGGGGSVGDESDAKGAPKRLHVSNIPFRFRDPDLRQMFGQFGKILDVEIIFNERGSKGFGFVTFETSAEAERAREKLHGTLVEGRKIEVNNATARVMTNKKMTTPYANGEGLAALPYAGWKLSPMVGAMYSPELYTVPGFPYPAAAAAAASTAATFRGALRGRARPVYSAVRAAVPQPAIPTYPGVMAYQDGFYGAADLYGGYAAYRYAQPAAVAATPAAAAAAAAAYSDSYGRVYTADPYHAALAPAAYGVGAMATLYRGGYSRFAPY, translated from the exons ATGATGGGACTGTACTATCCTTCCGTGTTGTCG GGCTCTCAGGATAGTGCTGGTGgtcaggagggactggtgcctCCTCCCTTCTCTGCCTTCCCTCCGCCCCCGCCTCCTCCCCCCCAGAACGGCCTGACTCTGGATTACGGGGGCAGCCTGTACGCAGCGGGGGCAGTGCAGGGCCCCGTGGAGGCAGGCGGAGCGGGCAACAGCGCCAACGCCAACAGCCTCTGCGCCCAA CCAGATGGGTCTTCCCAGATTGACGGTCAGTCAGGGGTCGGCTCAggcggtggaggaggagggagcgtcGGAGATGAGTCAGATGCTAAAGGGGCCCCCAAACGCCTCCACGTTTCTAATATCCCCTTCCGCTTCCGGGACCCCGACCTGCGGCAGATGTTCGGG CAATTTGGAAAAATCCTTGACGTTGAGATCATTTTCAACGAGAGGGGATCCAAG GGCTTCGGCTTTGTGACGTTTGAGACAAGTGCCGAggcagagagagccagagagaagCTTCACGGCACGCTGGTGGAGGGACGTAAAATTGAG GTCAACAATGCCACCGCCAGAGTGATGACTAACAAGAAGATGACAACGCCATATGCAAATGGAGAAGGTCTCGCAGCTCTTCCATATG CAGGATGGAAGTTAAGCCCGATGGTGGGAGCCATGTACAGTCCTGAACTCTACACAG TCCCGGGCTTCCCGtacccagcagcagcagccgccGCCGCCTCCACTGCTGCGACCTTTCGAGGGGCACTGCGAGGTCGTGCCCGGCCTGTGTACAGTGCAGTCAGAGCAGCTGTGCCTCAGCCTGCCATCCCGACCTACCCTGG TGTGATGGCTTATCAGGATGGTTTTTACGGTGCAGCTGACCTCTAT GGTGGATATGCAGCATATCGCTACGCCCAGCCAGCTGCTGTAGCAGCAACTCCAGCTGCTGCGGCTGCCGCGGCCGCTGCGTACAGTGACAG TTATGGACGTGTTTATACAGCAGACCCATATCATGCTGCACTAGCCCCCGCTGCCTATGGTGTAGGAGCTATG GCAACACTCTACAGAGGAGGATACAGTAGATTTGCCCCTTATTAA